Sequence from the Muntiacus reevesi chromosome 9, mMunRee1.1, whole genome shotgun sequence genome:
gaaactgagtttgCGATCACAGAGCTGATGGTGGCTAAACTGGGCCAGAACCCTGCTCTTCCTGCCTCAGCTTCCCTGCATCCACCGACCTCTTCCTTTCCCTCAAGAGTGAATGGGGAGCTCCCAGGTCAAAGCCAAGAtacaccccctcccacccacaccACTCAGGCTTTTCCCCAGGATGCCTGCCCTAGGCCTTCCAAGGTGAGCGGTCCTCCCAGCAGGTACAGACCAGCACTGATGAAGGCAGCTGAGGCAGCAGAAGAAGCCAGAGAGCCCTGGTCTCGAGTTTAGTCTCCACACTGACTATTGCTTGGCCTCAGGCAAGGCACAgccctctctgggtctccagtccctccatgcagccaaataatcCCTGGGAGTCCCTGTCAAGAGGAAAAACTGATTATAATTGGTCATGTCTCCCAGGGTACTCACATGCTGTTTCGCGGTGGTGTTTAGGAGTAACAGCCCCAGGAAGTGATGTCAAGTTTGAAAGGtgaggagcagggcagggaggcCCAGAGGTTAGATGCAGGGGAGATATTCTGGGGCAGGCAGATGCCCTGCTGGACAATGGTGTAGGGCAGCCATTGTGCTGGGAGTGAAAAATCCTTTTCTGACTTAAAGGGCTGAAAATAGTCACatgtgagcccctgggagctgGTGTGGTCTGGTCCATTGTTCCTGGCTAGGACAGGGCTGGAAATGGACACCTGGCTGACTTGGAGCCAAGACAGGGGCAAGCCCTCATGAAGGGGCTTGGGCCACTGAGGGGTGGATGTGCAGAGCCAGGGCCGTTATATATGGGGAAATTGGAAACTGagatccaaagaggaaaaggggattcACCATTTCACATGGCACATCAGGGCAGAGGAGGATGAGTTTGGTTTCTGGGGCTCATTTCCCTCACCCTCACACCCTCCACCTCAAGCACATACCCATGGGGAAGGCAAATGCATCCCTCACTTGTCACCCCAGTCACTCCTGGCCAAGCTCCAGCCTCACTCCACAGGAGGCAGAAGCGACTGACATTCAGCTGGATCTACTCCAAGGCACCGTGTGGTATCAGTGGAGTCACTTCATCTTTCTGCTCACTTGATGCCAGGGGAGACCCACTGCCCCACTCTAGTTCTCAGAACTGAGGGCTCATGGGTCCTAGCAGTGCCTGGTGGAGCAGCTGTTAGTGTGTCTTTGATGAAAAACCTAGGCTGCTGATGCCCTAAGTTAGGGACAACTGGTGTGTGGGAGGCAAGGTCTCCAGCCTCTACAGAGTGACCCAGAGAGGGCAGGCACATGGactcaggtcacacagcaaaaACTGCCCATCCGTTGCCTGCTCTGGCCCAGCTCCAGGTTGGTTCTCCAGCCCTGGGTCTCTGACTCTTGGATAAACCTAGGAGTGGCTGCAGCACCCTGGTGGGTACCACCAGTTAGGAAGAAATGGTCAAGTCTTGCTGCCATGGGTGTGTGGGAGCCCTCTGGAAGAACAACGCCATCCTGTTCATCCCCTTTCCACTGTCACTTCTCCCTAAAGCCCTTCCACAGCCCATCACCTGAACAAGGTTCTGTAAACACACACCAGTTCATGAGCCTGAGTGCCACCCAGGGCCAGGCAGGGCAGAGGGTGGTCCCACACCTCACCCCAGGATGGCCTGCTCCCTTCCCCCACATCCTGAGGAAGCCTCGCCCACAGGGGACACTCTATTGTTCACTGGCCGGACACATAGTCCTTTCCTTCAAATCACTTATCCCCGTGTGGTTATATATTAAATTATGTCAACTCCACAAGGGCAGGGCCAGCTGGTTCGCCTCTACATCCCCGTGGCACAGTGCCTGACGTGTAAATGCTTATGTTCCAGCATCTGTTCTCACTGCCTCATGTGTATTGATTCAGGCCTGTATTGATTCAGGCCTCCCAATGCCCTACATGGGAGGTAGTGTCTCCTtctagaaatgagaaaacagaggggcTGCAAGATTCAGTGATTTACCACAGCTGAAGAAAAGTGGAGACACTCAAATGCAGGTGGTCTGGGCAGAGAATTGGTGCTCTTAACCCCATCCTCACTGGAGCACCTCTCTCATCCTGAATCACATGAAGGTTGAAGGGTTGCTTACAAActctcctgccctgcagggacTGCAAGTGGCAGGGGACACTGGAAAGGGAACTACTCAGGGCATCGGATGGATGAACTCAGTCTTGACTCACCCGTTTACTGCCTGTATAACCTGGAGCAAGTCCTCATCTCTCAGAGCCTGTTCCCTCATTTGCTAAATGGGAATAATACTGTCTATCTCACATGGTGGTGGTGAAGAAATATTACAACAGATGTGAGAGGGCCCTGCCTGGTGCCTGGGACATAGGTCAATATCTCAGTTCCCTTCTTTAGGCGCCTGATTCTGACATCCGCCCAAATCTTCCATGACAAGGGTGATGGTAGAGGGGTAGCTTTGGTGGCCTGACCTGTCAAGATTGGAGTAGTTGTGTCTGGAAGGCATGTTACCCAGTGCCTTTCCTAGCCTTTGGAGGGTCAGAGTGTCCCTCCTGGGCCCCAGGACAGCTGCCACCCAGGGCAGAGACCTCTATGTGCCAGGACCCCTGCCCCTGATGTATGGAGCTCCCCGAGCTGAGCTACTGCTGGCCAGTCACCAGGCGTTTCCTCCTCCCAGCTGTTCCCACACCACCCCAGGTGCCCCAAGTCCCTGGCTTTAGCTCCCTAGCTCCATCAGAGGTGGGAAGagctggggtggtgggggtgatggCAGGATTCCCACAGAGGCACTGACCTGCACTGCCGGGAGCAGAGCAGCTGGGGCGGCCAAAGCCCCTGGCGCACATCCAGGCGCCACGCTGACCTGccgggtgaccttgggcaaggccccgcccctccctggcCTTGAGTCTACAGCTGGGctgacagtccctggggtccGTCAGGGGCTGCGCCCTGTCACAGCAGCCTTCCGGAGTCAACAGCCCCAGGAAGTGATGTCAGGCTGAGGAGGTGGTGAAAGGGCAGGGAGGCCCACAGAATAAGAAGAGATATTTTGAGAGCAGACAGGTCCTTTCACGTCACTGCTGGACAATGGTCTGGGGCCGAGAGTGGAAAATCCTGCTCTTACTTAGGCTGAAAATAGTATAAGGCAACAGGATCGGGAACCCACCCTCAAGGAGGGTGGCCTGCCCACTGAGCAGCAAGGCCCAGTGTCCACAACAAGGGGCCAGGCAGTCTGACCAGGGCCCAGAGATGTGGCCCTGGGCCTGTCCATGGTTCCCTTAGGGTctctgttccccacccccaccagggtCAGCCACAGGATTGGATGGTGAGTAAACTCTTCCTGTCCCCTAGGTCCTGTGTCCTTAGACATCTCCAGGCATTGGtttcaaggaaggcttcctgaggCTAAGCCATAGTGTGGTCTCCATGTGCTGCAGAGGCTAAGTCCTCAGTTCTTGGGGTCTCAGGACAGCTGCTGGAGGGGTAAGTGAGCAGAACATGAAAGGAGTGGGGACCATGGAAACTTGGGCCCATGGGACACAGTCCCATCCCCAACTGCAGATGCACATTCAAGGGCCCCCAAAGTCATGACATATAACTCCCTGCCTCTGGGTCTGAGCAGGGCTGAGGGAGTCAGAGCTCAGCATCAACACTCCTGGTCAGTAGAGCATCTCACCTGGGTAGAGACTCCTTATCAACTGAGATGGGGTTCAGCCTGAGCAGCAGCTGGTAGGAAAGAGATAGGCTCAGGCCTGCAAGAAAGGTTCAAGGACAGACTCTAAGAGATCATCACAAAGATAATCATAGGGATCCCGGCTATATTAACAGAAGTATAGAACCTAGAATGCGGGAGGTGAGCATTCCACactactttgggcaagtcacccaCATTACACAATGCAGAGTAATGGTCTGGGTCATGGCTCATGACAGATCCCTGTCACACGGGGGAGCCCTGGAGCTAGACTCTAAATAGGGCAACCCTGAGGGTGCCGTTTTGACGAGGCAGAGTGGGAAGGGTGGAGAAGTCATTGGAGGtaggtggaggtggggtggggaaagcAGGCAGAGTGGGCCCATCAGGGAAGGGCTTtcccagagggagagagagagaatccttATTCTCGAAGTTAAAAGTGAGGTCCGTTTTGCCCTATTCCTGCCCAAAGGCTAGAGCTAGCTGGCACCTGcactttcatgttcttttctgatGAAGTGTTCTTCTCGGAAGTCCTGCCACTCCAAGAGGCTTTCCCTGACGCACAGTCCACAGCCCCAACCAATCATGTTATCCAGCGGTGTGCTAGAGAAACTTGTACCTGCTCACAAGAGCCAAATGCTAAATTTTCAGGCATTTTGCAAGGAGGCTGACATCCCACTGGCAGTCTGAACCTGGCCCTGGTAGGATTATTTGTACCACAGCTATTGGCAGTGTTTACAAATCAGGGATTCCCCGCCCCATCTCCGGACAGTCAGCTAAATGGTTTAACATTTATCAGCACTTAATGGTTATTGCCATTAAATCCTATACTGGGGGGACCCTAAGGACGGGGACCCTCTGCAGACAGCAAAATCAGGCAGAAAAGTCAGTTAACTTTAGAGAGGAGGATGTCCTGGGTGTATGGAGAGGCTATTCCTCATATGAGACCACCACTGAGGCAGCTGGTGGGAAGCCAGGCAGCAGAAGAGAGCAGGTTGGAGAAAGGACACCAGTGTGCATGGGGAGAGCTTCCCAGGCTGTAACCCCATCCTCCAACGATACAACGAGGCCTGGCTCAGCAGTAGCAACACCTTTAGTATCAGTCCCAGCCTCCAGATGACATCAGTTTATGTCATCATAAACAGTTTATGATGGGTTTATGACATCAGTTTCCAGACATACATCCCTTGGACTGAGGGTACTCCTCAGAGCCAAGCCCACCATGGCACTCAGACCACTCCGACTCATCATGGGAACCTCTGGCTAAGTCCTTACCCCTTACCAGGGTCCTCTAGTCAACTTGCGACTCTGCCCCTCCCAGGCAGCTCAGGCCCAGgcttggctgtgtgacctcgaGAAGTCGCTTTCCTTTCTGGGCCCATTTCTCTATTTGACTTGATTGGGCTGGAGCCCAGCCTGGGGACCCTGGCAGGCACAGCCAGGTATTTATGTGGGAGTCAGGCCAGGGCTGGCATTGTCCCTAAACTCTTTTCTTAAGATCTTACTCCCCACCCTGCACGTACAAACAGTGACTAAGGGCGTGGGGACCGCCACGCTCTCTGgaccacagagaacagactgagtCCCACTCAAATGACAGAGCGCTGGGGTCACAGCTCCCTTGACCATCCTGCCTGAGTCGCTGATGGTCCATATCTGGGGAGACTGTCCCCTTTGAACAAGTCTACAGCCCCATCTCATGTAAACTTGAACAGGGGTGCAGTGCCTATAGCCAGATGTCCTTAGTGTCAGCGCCACTACCAGCCAGCGAGGACTCTGTCCCCCTGGAGTTCTCACGGCTGGCCGAGTCTTCTGTCCTGACAGCGTCAGTTCCGTAGGACCTGTGCAGGCCCAGCCGGTGGcgagcctgggtgggaggggtggggtctGTGGGTGGCTTGGCATCCCGGGCAAAGCGCACGAGCCTCTGCCCAGCCAGGAAGTAAAGCACAGGGTCAAGGCAACTGTTGGCGCTGGCCAGCGGCCGAGTGACCTTGTAAGCCAGGTTGATGGCGTCGAGGGTGTGGCAGCTGAGGTCCAGCGAGCGGAAGGAGTAGTAGAGGGTGCGGGTGACGTGGAAAGGCAGGAAGCAGAGGACGAAGACAGTCAGCACAACGGCGATGGTGCGCACGGACTTGCGCTTGGCCCGCGGCAGGCCGCCGGTGGTCCCGTAGGCCGGCTTTAGCAGTCGCCGAGCCATGAGTACGTAACAGACCAGGATGACGGCGAAGGGCACCGCGAAGAGCAGGCTCAGCATGACGGAGCTGTAGGCCACGAAGTGGCCGAAGAGCTCGGGTGCCGAGGTGTCATGGCAGGTGATGCGGCTGCCACGGGTGCTGGTGGTGACGAAGTACAGCACAGGGGCCTGGCAGGACAGCACCAGCACCCACACGGCGAACGCCACCCGGCGGGCGTAGCGGGCCCGGCCCCAGCGCAGCGAGTGCAGCGGCCGCAGGACGCCCAGGCACCGGTGCACACTGATGCACGTGAGGAACAGGATACTGCAGTAAAGGTTGGTGTAAAAGAGGAAGCGCACCAGCTTGCAGAGCACGGTGCTGAAGGGCCAGTTGTCGCCCTGGGCGTAGTAGTAGACCAGCAGCGGCAGGGAGGCGGCGTACAGCGCATCCGACACGGCCAGGTGGAACATGTACGTGGTGGAGGCGTTCCAGGTCTTGAGGCGGCACAGGAAGATGTAGAGCGCCGCGGCGTTGAGACACAGCCCGAGCACGCACACCACGCCATAGGACACCGGCAACAGCACGTACTTGAAGCTCTCGTTGAAGCGGCACTTGTAGTCCAGCTCATCCCCATCCCAGGTGCCATTGGTAGTGCCATTCCAGGTGTCCAGGCCTGTGGCCATGGCCCTGAAGGGAAGCAGGGATGGGGGTGGAGAGAACAACCATCAGGGTCATGGATGGCCGGGGGACCCAGCAGGGAGACCTGATACACCCGCCTGACCCAGGCCATGAGGGACCCCAAGTGCCCACAGACACCTCCGTCAGGAACTGCTCAACCACATTCAAGGCTTTTATTGCATCTGATCTGCCTCTATCTGTGGACACAGAGGGCCCAGGACCTTGGAACCCTGGGACCTTAAGAACAAATGAGATCCATGAATGTCAGGATCATATAATTCTAACCATTTATAACAGGAGTAGGCAAACTGAGGGACAAATCCAGTCCACCagtctatttttgtaaataaagcattATTAGAACATAGCCATGACCATCTGTTTACACAGCACTGAATAGTTGTGGCAAAGACCATATATTCCTCGAAGCCTAAAATACTTACCATGTtgccttaaaattttctttctttctttctttttttttttttggtgtttgagAGTCTCAGGAATAGAGTTCAACATCTAGGATTCTGACTAGGGCAGCTCATACTTTTCTGGAGGCATTAGGAAGTTCTTTTGTTTGGCTTATCTTTCCACTCTCTGGGAGGCTCCAGCTCTGTGCCTAGTATTTTGGCATTTGAAGGAGCTTTGTAAAGGTTTCCCTCTTTAGTTATTCAGTCACctctcagcaaatattttttaggGACTCCTATATTCTGGTACTTTCTGCATTTGTAAACAGCAGTCCTGTTCCCTGGCCTCTGAGGCCACCAGATGTGGCAGTGACCTTCCTGAAGATTGCAGGCAAGTCTGGGGTAGAGATGGGAATGGGGGGAATGGGGAACTTCTGTGGGGCAAACTTAGCTTCCTCCAGACCTGCCCTGCTTCTCTCCACACATCACTACCACCTTGACCTTCTCCTACCTTGTTCCTAGTGAGCATATAATGAAGCTATGGTGCCTGACCGCCCAGACAGAGAGCACCTAGAGATCAGGATGCCACCTTActcctctccccatccctccaATGTGACCAAGAAGAGCTCTCTCAGACTATCCCAGTCTGGAGGGCAAAGATGTGCCCAAAGGTCTCAGAAGGCAGGCTGGAAGTCATAGCAGTAGTCCCAGGTGGGCAGGCTTGGAACACAAAGAGTATGTTTCTAAGAGTGTGAAGAGGCAGGGGGAGCTGACATTATTGAAACCCCACTACTGCTATGTGTGCTTTATCAATATTGCTTCATTCTATCCTTACATCATGGTTCTGGGAGCCAGGTTATCATGTCCAGGTTTCTGATAGAAGTTGGGTCACCGATCATTCAAGGTAACTTGCCCAGGTCACAGCCTTCAGGTAGTGGACTCCCCAATTATGGGGCTGTGCAAATGGCTCCCTAGTGAGTGCAGAAGGGCTTGTGccctgtgtgtgggtgtgtctgggaGGACAGAGAAGGCAGATGACGTGTGAGTTCTCCTCACCCTGAGAATCTGGGGCTGTATAATCCCTCCTATTTTGGAACCCCAGGATCCTGAGAGGCTGGGACTCAGATTCTGCAGGGCCAATGACATCCATTCCCTTAGACGCTGAGATTCCTGCCCAGCCAGGTCTCCCAGAAGGAATTCAGGGCCCATGAAGTTGAGATCAGGGTGGCTGAGGGACAATTGCCTCCTcagcttcctttttctcccttccttccttcctaactCTCCCTCCTCTATCTTCCCTGCC
This genomic interval carries:
- the P2RY2 gene encoding P2Y purinoceptor 2 translates to MATGLDTWNGTTNGTWDGDELDYKCRFNESFKYVLLPVSYGVVCVLGLCLNAAALYIFLCRLKTWNASTTYMFHLAVSDALYAASLPLLVYYYAQGDNWPFSTVLCKLVRFLFYTNLYCSILFLTCISVHRCLGVLRPLHSLRWGRARYARRVAFAVWVLVLSCQAPVLYFVTTSTRGSRITCHDTSAPELFGHFVAYSSVMLSLLFAVPFAVILVCYVLMARRLLKPAYGTTGGLPRAKRKSVRTIAVVLTVFVLCFLPFHVTRTLYYSFRSLDLSCHTLDAINLAYKVTRPLASANSCLDPVLYFLAGQRLVRFARDAKPPTDPTPPTQARHRLGLHRSYGTDAVRTEDSASRENSRGTESSLAGSGADTKDIWL